The following coding sequences lie in one Glycine soja cultivar W05 chromosome 16, ASM419377v2, whole genome shotgun sequence genomic window:
- the LOC114390988 gene encoding protein-S-isoprenylcysteine O-methyltransferase A-like yields the protein MTEILSYTASRQLSQMFLAIAFFHGSEYFLAVVIHGRSNVTLKSLLISKHYIVAMIFSLLEYIIEIVLVPELKEHWVISDLGLALVLIGEIIRKMGILTAGKAFTHLIKIYHEEQHQLITHGIYSYIRHPGYCGFLIWSVGTQIMLCNPISTIAFAAVVWRFFAKRIPYEEYFLRQFFGTRYEEYARRVGSGVPFVK from the coding sequence ATGACAGAAATCCTTAGCTACACCGCTTCCAGACAGTTATCTCAAATGTTCCTTGCCATTGCCTTCTTTCACGGTTCTGAATATTTTCTAGCAGTTGTCATTCATGGGAGATCAAATGTAACTCTAAAGTCTCTTTTGATTAGCAAACATTATATTGTGGCAATGATTTTTTCGTTGCTGGAATACATCATTGAGATTGTTTTAGTACCTGAGCTAAAGGAACATTGGGTGATCAGTGATTTGGGCCTGGCACTGGTTCTGATTGGGGAAATTATAAGGAAGATGGGAATTTTAACAGCTGGGAAAGCCTTTACACATCTTATAAAGATTTATCACGAGGAGCAACACCAGCTGATTACTCATGGTATATATAGTTATATCCGTCATCCAGGGTACTGTGGTTTCCTCATTTGGTCGGTTGGTACTCAAATAATGCTCTGCAATCCCATATCAACTATTGCATTTGCAGCTGTTGTCTGGCGCTTTTTTGCCAAGCGGATACCTTATGAAGAATACTTTTTGAGACAGTTTTTTGGAACACGGTATGAGGAATATGCCCGAAGAGTTGGGTCAGGGGTGCcatttgtaaaatga